In Triticum aestivum cultivar Chinese Spring chromosome 5B, IWGSC CS RefSeq v2.1, whole genome shotgun sequence, the following proteins share a genomic window:
- the LOC123110924 gene encoding uncharacterized protein → MEDAANATQTTSTTSSVAAVAAAAQHQQLQRQLFLMQQAQAQAQAQPHPQAQQLSQQAMSRFPSNIDAHLRPLGPHRFQQPAPSQLQTPPQPHSQGQPHPQPSPQQAAQARVRSPEVEMALQDAMRVCNPDIKTPFHSLADAVSRLLPYHVVADYEAEEDDRILDSDATGQIPSRLQQWDHNILVKIAEFTTTFEKQVLAYNIMTKKRAIGEFRSEERLMLEQALLQEEKQASMELRAEIESREKAGREAAEAKMRMAMAEHARVEAQAHAEVIGHGPLRANAAASQGDDGPSHDMAQEQVEDGWENTQRDDDDPSEDFLNDENEPENGNSDMQEEWRRSGEFDLNSR, encoded by the exons ATGGAGGACGCCGCGAACGCCACCCAGACCACCTCCACCACCTCGTCGGTGGCCGCCGTAGCCGCGGCGGCCCAGCACCAGCAGCTTCAGCGCCAGCTCTTTCTCATGCAGCAGGCTCAGGCTCAGGCGCAGGCCCAGCCCCACCCGCAGGCGCAGCAGCTGTCGCAGCAGGCCATGTCCCGCTTCCCGTCCAACATCGACGCCCACCTCCGCCCCCTCGGACCGCACCGCTTCCAGCAGCCGGCGCCGTCGCAGCTCCAAACCCCACCCCAGCCGCACTCGCAGGGGCAGCCGCATCCCCAGCCGTCCCCGCAGCAAGCGGCGCAGGCTAGGGTCCGGAGCCCCGAGGTGGAGATGGCGCTTCAGGACGCCATGCGGGTCTGCAACCCGGACATCAAGACGCCTTTCCATTCTCTCGCGGACGCCGTTAGCAG GTTATTGCCTTACCATGTTGTTGCTGACTACGAGGCTGAAGAAGATGACAGGATCCTTGACAGCGACGCAACTGGCCAGATTCCCTCTCGTCTTCAGCAATGGGATCATAACATTCTGGTAAAAATTGCTGAGTTCACAACAACTTTTGAGAAGCAAGTGTTGGCATACAACATAATGACCAAGAAAAGGGCCATTGGTGAGTTTCGATCGGAGGAGCGACTCATGCTAGAGCAAGCTTTGTTACAGGAGGAGAAGCAGGCTTCGATGGAACTAAGAGCAGAGATAGAATCTAGGGAGAAAGCAGGCCGCGAGGCTGCTGAAGCTAAGATGCGTATGGCCATGGCTGAGCATGCTCGAGTGGAAGCTCAAGCACACGCTGAGGTGATTGGTCATGGCCCTTTGAGGGCCAATGCTGCTGCTTCCCAAGGCGATGATGGTCCTAGTCATGACATGGCACAAGAACAGGTTGAAGATGGATGGGAAAACACTCAAAGGGATGATGATGATCCATCCGAGGATTTCCTCAATGATGAGAATGAGCCAGAGAATGGAAACTCTGATATGCAAGAGGAGTGGCGGCGATCGGGGGAATTTGATCTAAACTCTAGGTAA